One Cryobacterium roopkundense genomic region harbors:
- a CDS encoding enoyl-CoA hydratase/isomerase family protein has translation MTTLEVDRPGPGVLRFRLNGVATLNALDDEVKGQLVDALRAAALDRTTRVVLLTGTGRAFCAGGDVRGMGTRSPTETNDVLTFGRQITEAIAHLQKPVVAAVNGLASGAGFNLALVSDIILAAPTAWFQQSFVRMGLAPDMGGTYLLGQAIGPHRAKAALMTGRRFSADDGVELGFVAEVLSGNFDDEAVAYCSVLARKAPIALGLTKLLANRAHEGTLADALDRESLAQALLSATTDHKRAVDAFLNNGDLDALEFKGE, from the coding sequence GTGACGACACTCGAGGTTGATCGCCCTGGCCCAGGGGTCCTCCGATTCCGACTCAACGGAGTCGCCACCCTCAATGCCCTCGACGATGAGGTGAAGGGGCAACTGGTCGATGCCCTCCGCGCGGCGGCCTTGGATCGCACAACACGCGTCGTGCTCCTTACTGGCACAGGACGAGCCTTCTGCGCCGGCGGCGACGTGCGGGGGATGGGCACACGAAGCCCCACCGAGACAAACGATGTGCTCACCTTTGGTAGACAGATCACGGAGGCAATCGCACATCTCCAGAAGCCCGTGGTGGCCGCGGTAAACGGTCTCGCATCCGGAGCCGGATTCAACCTTGCGCTCGTCTCAGACATCATCCTGGCTGCACCGACTGCATGGTTCCAACAATCATTCGTACGAATGGGTCTCGCCCCCGATATGGGTGGGACATATCTGCTCGGTCAGGCCATTGGGCCGCATCGCGCCAAGGCAGCCCTTATGACTGGTCGCCGATTCTCGGCAGACGATGGCGTCGAACTCGGTTTCGTAGCCGAGGTGCTCAGCGGGAACTTCGACGACGAAGCCGTCGCCTACTGCAGCGTGTTGGCACGTAAGGCCCCGATTGCGCTCGGACTCACCAAGCTTCTCGCAAATCGGGCGCACGAAGGCACGCTGGCCGACGCCCTCGACCGAGAGTCGCTGGCACAAGCCCTGCTCTCGGCCACCACCGACCATAAACGCGCCGTGGATGCCTTTCTCAACAACGGCGACCTCGATGCACTCGAATTCAAAGGCGAATGA
- a CDS encoding acyl-CoA dehydrogenase family protein — protein MSTIVQEMGAMAASSVREILDSGQGSPAAPNPQLWSILSDGGWGSISSDLENGVELRDILEVARVSGRYPYSTPIVSTLLAGRWFELDDDQLESGIVPAVRRGAQVVAPYYSDGVAVVDGLGGIIAASPSAAEPFSLLSPLAVLPSSTTVLSEAHLGELRAAFLAVAVGCADAVIDASIAWSTTREQFGQPIKGFQAVRHHLANAHIAREQAWTAAIAAAHEPARSAAWARQGFALARTSIELGIQVHGGVGFTWEVGLHHYLNHIIELQSVLGDDQ, from the coding sequence ATGTCGACAATCGTTCAAGAAATGGGCGCCATGGCCGCATCGAGCGTCCGCGAAATCCTCGACAGCGGGCAGGGATCACCCGCTGCACCCAACCCGCAGCTCTGGTCGATTCTTTCAGACGGTGGCTGGGGATCGATTTCCAGCGATCTTGAAAATGGCGTGGAACTGCGCGACATCCTCGAAGTCGCCCGAGTTTCGGGTCGATACCCGTACTCGACCCCGATTGTTTCAACCCTGTTGGCGGGCCGTTGGTTTGAACTCGACGACGATCAGCTTGAATCGGGCATCGTCCCCGCCGTACGCCGCGGCGCTCAAGTCGTCGCTCCTTACTATTCGGATGGTGTCGCCGTCGTGGACGGACTTGGCGGAATCATCGCCGCTTCGCCCAGCGCAGCCGAACCCTTTTCTCTGCTCTCTCCCCTGGCCGTGCTGCCGAGCAGCACGACGGTATTGTCCGAAGCACACCTTGGTGAACTCCGGGCTGCCTTCCTTGCCGTTGCAGTGGGATGCGCCGACGCCGTTATCGACGCATCCATCGCCTGGTCCACCACGAGAGAACAATTCGGACAACCGATCAAGGGATTCCAGGCCGTGCGGCACCACCTCGCAAACGCACACATCGCTCGCGAGCAGGCTTGGACTGCGGCCATCGCCGCGGCCCACGAACCGGCACGCTCCGCAGCCTGGGCACGCCAAGGATTCGCCCTCGCGCGAACCTCCATTGAACTCGGAATTCAGGTGCACGGTGGCGTGGGTTTCACCTGGGAAGTGGGACTTCATCACTACCTCAACCACATCATCGAACTGCAGTCAGTTCTCGGTGACGACCAGTGA
- a CDS encoding TetR/AcrR family transcriptional regulator: MNDTEIRIFESARVLFNEWGYTSMTLRQIAKDVGIEVQSIYNYTSSKQALVEKLVRTGTAELHSSVVDAIASAEPAPTARLRAAMQAHVLHYLSSASVVVFFRDSLVHFDSDTRSSLLLLLKEYEQLFKDILREGIATGAFRELDVTPTTYAILGMGDSVTNWWRAGGRLGAPELSELYGELAVQMVSCTPADAGLRVPPTPTPALYPESKENDSA, translated from the coding sequence ATGAACGACACCGAAATCCGCATCTTCGAATCGGCCCGCGTCCTCTTCAACGAGTGGGGCTACACGTCGATGACCCTGCGACAGATTGCAAAAGACGTCGGAATCGAGGTGCAAAGCATCTACAACTACACATCATCGAAGCAGGCACTCGTTGAAAAGCTGGTGCGAACAGGAACTGCCGAGCTTCACAGTTCAGTAGTTGACGCGATCGCCTCGGCCGAACCCGCACCAACAGCACGGCTGCGAGCGGCAATGCAAGCACACGTTCTCCACTACCTAAGTTCGGCGAGCGTCGTTGTCTTCTTTCGAGACAGCCTCGTGCACTTCGACAGCGATACTCGCAGTTCCCTGCTGCTGCTGCTCAAAGAATACGAACAATTGTTCAAGGACATTCTTCGAGAAGGGATCGCCACCGGAGCGTTTCGTGAACTAGACGTCACCCCAACCACGTACGCGATCCTCGGCATGGGCGACTCCGTCACCAACTGGTGGCGCGCAGGCGGACGACTTGGCGCCCCCGAGCTGAGTGAGCTCTATGGCGAGCTCGCCGTGCAGATGGTCTCGTGCACCCCCGCCGATGCCGGACTAAGGGTGCCGCCGACGCCGACCCCAGCTTTGTATCCAGAATCTAAGGAGAACGACAGCGCATGA
- a CDS encoding branched-chain amino acid ABC transporter permease, whose translation MSVPVRNPAPPKSTAPPLETGSSRSRFDLRPIYEPLIFLSATTVAYFVMPPNMQYVLGIAVIYALLATSLGVLFGWTGIYTFGHAAFFGIGAYATALLKEQAWGPLAFLGISAVVAVIAAMLIGLIGQRLAKVEFAMLTMIVGQIAYLLTFRVPALQGDNGIYGIPRGDVFGIDITPPASFWWYSIIVVAIVMGVLRRIHLSAFGESLNAIRDDAVKAAAIGIPVKSLRLAAFGLAGGVAGLAGGLFAQQGSIVTPSTLSFAFSGQIIIMALLGGMMGFWGPALGAILFQFINALVFGNSPHGTLVLGIILLAVVMLFPSGVLGALARLRDLLMRTRSKR comes from the coding sequence ATGAGTGTACCCGTGCGCAACCCTGCGCCTCCCAAGAGCACTGCTCCGCCGCTGGAAACGGGGTCCTCCCGTTCCCGGTTCGACCTTCGACCGATCTACGAGCCCCTCATCTTCTTGTCGGCAACGACCGTGGCATATTTCGTGATGCCACCAAACATGCAATACGTGCTGGGCATCGCTGTGATTTACGCATTGCTCGCAACAAGCCTGGGCGTGCTGTTTGGCTGGACCGGCATCTACACCTTCGGTCACGCGGCTTTCTTCGGGATTGGAGCCTATGCCACGGCGCTCTTGAAAGAACAGGCCTGGGGACCACTTGCCTTCCTCGGCATCTCCGCGGTGGTCGCAGTGATCGCAGCGATGCTGATCGGCCTGATCGGGCAGCGCCTCGCCAAAGTCGAATTCGCAATGCTTACAATGATCGTCGGCCAAATCGCCTACCTGCTCACGTTCCGGGTACCAGCCCTACAAGGCGACAATGGAATCTACGGCATCCCACGAGGCGACGTTTTCGGCATCGACATCACACCTCCCGCCTCGTTCTGGTGGTACTCGATCATCGTCGTCGCAATCGTCATGGGCGTACTTCGCCGCATCCACCTGTCAGCATTCGGTGAAAGCCTCAACGCCATCCGTGACGACGCGGTCAAGGCCGCAGCCATCGGAATTCCCGTGAAATCACTTCGGCTCGCGGCCTTTGGGCTCGCAGGCGGAGTGGCAGGACTAGCCGGTGGGCTGTTTGCACAGCAGGGATCCATCGTTACCCCCAGCACCCTGTCATTTGCCTTCAGCGGCCAGATCATCATCATGGCTCTGCTCGGCGGAATGATGGGTTTCTGGGGACCAGCGCTCGGTGCCATTCTCTTTCAATTCATTAACGCGCTGGTGTTTGGCAACTCTCCCCACGGAACCCTGGTGCTCGGCATCATCCTGCTCGCTGTTGTGATGCTGTTTCCCAGCGGCGTCCTTGGGGCCCTCGCGCGACTGCGCGATCTCCTAATGAGAACACGGAGTAAACGATGA
- a CDS encoding ABC transporter ATP-binding protein, translating to MTELVVTSLSASYGLAVALTDVSITLGQGETVGLLGRNGAGKTTLLKAIINSAELSSTGEVMAGSTSIRKSPTYQVARKGVAWVPDNRRIFTALSVAENLDLARSRRASKDQLDRVLASIPLVETLLKRRGFELSGGEQQAVTIARALMGAPDFLLLDEPTEGLAPLIVEQLQASIARLPELFNLGILITEQNFRFVTELADRVYILETGQAVWNGTSDELIGRPDLIDRHLSVGEKL from the coding sequence ATGACCGAGCTGGTCGTGACCTCACTGTCAGCGTCGTACGGACTCGCCGTGGCGTTAACAGACGTATCGATCACCCTTGGACAGGGTGAAACCGTCGGACTTCTCGGCAGAAATGGAGCTGGCAAGACAACGCTACTGAAAGCGATCATCAACAGCGCGGAGTTGAGTTCGACCGGCGAGGTGATGGCCGGCAGCACATCCATCCGCAAATCGCCAACCTATCAAGTTGCGCGTAAGGGTGTCGCGTGGGTCCCGGACAATCGCCGAATCTTCACAGCGCTCAGTGTGGCTGAAAACCTTGACCTGGCCCGGTCCAGACGGGCATCGAAAGACCAACTCGACCGTGTCCTGGCGAGTATCCCACTCGTCGAGACCCTGCTCAAGCGCCGAGGGTTTGAACTCAGCGGCGGTGAACAGCAGGCCGTCACCATCGCTCGAGCGCTAATGGGCGCCCCCGATTTTCTCCTGCTCGATGAACCCACCGAAGGGCTTGCCCCGCTCATCGTCGAACAGCTTCAAGCGTCGATCGCCCGGTTGCCTGAACTATTCAATCTGGGAATTCTCATCACTGAGCAGAACTTTCGCTTCGTGACCGAACTCGCCGACCGCGTCTACATACTGGAAACTGGCCAGGCAGTCTGGAACGGAACGTCGGATGAACTCATCGGCCGACCCGACCTCATCGACAGACACCTCTCGGTTGGAGAAAAGTTATGA
- a CDS encoding acyl-CoA dehydrogenase family protein has translation MSITRFDEPAAAKFREDVSSWVHEALPTKWRTDRASLTPDEVQQAQREWDEALHAGGYAGLAWPAEYGGRGFGPIEELIYYEESSKANAPDGFGRIGRVLAGPTIIVAGTEAQKGKYLPRILDASEIWCQGFSEPGAGSDLAAVRTTAQKVAGGYVVNGQKTWTSFAQYSKRCLMLAKSSTELRRHHNLSFLLLDMEQEGVDVRPIRQISGEEEFSEVFFTNVFVADEDLVGPEHEGWGVAMTVLSNERGTTEAATRLVEATAQIDLLNRCCARHEGLDGPRLRDRCELLRWQILRATEEKAADLDWFTAGSILKVQWSELIQDSTRLGVDSGCPEHRDYWRHHYLASKAMSIYSGTNEIQRNIITDRVLKVAR, from the coding sequence ATGAGCATTACACGATTTGACGAACCAGCCGCAGCGAAATTTCGAGAAGACGTCAGCTCGTGGGTTCACGAAGCCTTACCCACGAAATGGCGCACCGACCGAGCCTCTCTCACCCCTGATGAGGTGCAGCAAGCTCAACGAGAGTGGGACGAGGCTCTCCACGCTGGAGGATATGCCGGGCTTGCCTGGCCCGCCGAATACGGTGGACGTGGCTTCGGTCCCATTGAAGAGCTCATCTACTACGAAGAGTCCTCCAAGGCGAATGCCCCCGACGGATTTGGAAGGATCGGGCGGGTTCTCGCTGGCCCAACGATCATCGTTGCCGGAACCGAAGCACAAAAAGGCAAGTATCTACCGCGCATTCTCGACGCGAGCGAAATCTGGTGCCAGGGGTTTTCCGAACCGGGCGCAGGATCCGACCTGGCCGCCGTGCGCACCACTGCCCAAAAGGTTGCCGGCGGCTACGTAGTCAACGGCCAGAAGACCTGGACCAGTTTCGCCCAATACTCGAAGCGCTGTCTGATGCTCGCCAAGAGCTCGACCGAACTGCGACGCCACCACAACCTCAGCTTCCTCCTCCTTGATATGGAGCAGGAAGGCGTCGATGTGAGGCCAATCCGCCAAATCAGTGGAGAGGAAGAATTCAGTGAAGTCTTCTTCACCAATGTTTTTGTGGCCGATGAAGACCTCGTCGGCCCGGAACACGAGGGGTGGGGCGTCGCCATGACCGTGCTGAGCAATGAACGAGGCACAACGGAGGCCGCAACGCGACTCGTAGAAGCGACCGCTCAAATCGACTTGCTGAACCGCTGCTGCGCGCGCCACGAGGGACTCGACGGGCCGCGGCTCCGTGACCGGTGCGAGCTGCTGCGCTGGCAGATTCTCCGCGCAACTGAAGAGAAGGCGGCCGACCTCGACTGGTTCACTGCGGGCTCGATTCTCAAAGTCCAGTGGAGCGAACTCATCCAGGACTCGACACGATTGGGGGTGGACAGCGGGTGCCCGGAACACCGCGACTACTGGCGCCACCACTATCTCGCATCGAAGGCCATGTCGATCTATTCAGGGACCAACGAGATTCAGCGCAACATCATCACCGACCGAGTACTGAAAGTAGCAAGGTAA
- a CDS encoding ABC transporter ATP-binding protein: MNVLELRNVYKNYGGPPVVQDVSLSIAVGQTVAIIGPNGAGKTTLFGVMAGEHRATKGALSLFGKDATRAGAQKLSHLGVARTFQIARYFLAKTVEQNLVIARDAHQSKYRNPLSRTPRSDADIHAALDAVGLYNLRNQPSSTLSHGDRKSLEIAMALTQNPAVLLLDEPTAGMGAEDIPRTIRLLRGLRESRPDLTVIITAHDMEVVFALADRVVLMANGRVALEGNPSAVRDDPLTREIYLGNSYEGGQS; encoded by the coding sequence ATGAACGTTCTCGAGCTGCGTAACGTCTATAAGAACTACGGCGGCCCCCCGGTCGTACAAGACGTATCACTGTCCATCGCCGTCGGTCAGACCGTCGCGATCATCGGACCCAACGGTGCCGGAAAGACCACGCTTTTCGGTGTGATGGCCGGAGAACACCGCGCAACCAAGGGGGCACTCTCCCTCTTCGGCAAGGACGCCACGCGAGCGGGAGCCCAAAAACTATCGCACCTCGGCGTCGCCCGCACCTTCCAAATCGCCCGATACTTTCTCGCCAAGACCGTAGAACAAAACCTGGTGATTGCCCGAGATGCTCATCAATCCAAATATCGGAATCCGCTATCACGCACACCTCGCTCAGACGCGGACATTCACGCGGCATTGGACGCGGTCGGCCTGTACAACCTGCGCAACCAGCCGTCAAGCACGCTCTCCCACGGTGATCGCAAGAGCCTTGAAATTGCCATGGCCCTGACACAAAATCCCGCCGTTCTCCTGCTCGACGAACCGACAGCCGGCATGGGGGCCGAAGATATCCCCCGCACCATTCGCCTGCTCAGAGGGCTCCGCGAGTCTCGCCCAGATCTGACGGTCATCATCACAGCCCACGACATGGAGGTGGTCTTCGCGCTGGCCGATCGCGTCGTGCTCATGGCCAACGGGCGCGTTGCTCTTGAAGGTAACCCATCGGCAGTTCGCGACGATCCGCTGACTCGTGAAATCTACTTAGGTAATTCCTACGAAGGGGGCCAATCATGA